The DNA sequence CTCTGTGTGAGCCTATGCCGTTCCTCCGCGCGCTGCCGCCGGAGGTCACCGCATCGGCCGGGCGGGCTTCAGATGTGGGGCGAGGAAGCGGTAGATCTCCCGGCGCGACTCGCGGGCGAGCGGCGTGTCGATTCGGTTGAAGGCGTGCCCGCCGGGAGCGTCGTCGTACTCCCTGAACTCCCACCCCGTCTTCCCCGAAGCGCGGAGCGCGTCCACCAGCCGGTGCACCTCGCTGGCGTAGACGTCCTCGTCGTTGGTGGTGGTGTGGATCAGGAGCGGCGTCCCCCGGTAGCGATGCGCCTGGAAGGCGGGGGAGCGGCGCCGGTACGCCTCCGGGTCCTCCTGCGGGGTGCTGCCCACGTGGTAGTCCGCCGAGAAGAGCCGCGTGTACGCGGGGCTCTTGTACGACAGCCGGTAGATCAGGTCGCTCACCGGCACCCCGGCATAGGCCGCGGCGTACGCGTCGGGGTGGTCGAAGATGTTCATCAGCGCGTGCAGCCCGCCGTGGCTCCATCCCACGATCCCCACCCGCCGCGGGTCCAGGAAGGGGTATGCGTCCAGCGCCGCCTGGCGCGCGGCATGGGTGTCCTCCGTCTCCAGGCCGCCGTAGTCGATCTGCTGCCAGAAGCCGCGCCCGTACCCGGTGCTCCCGCGGTAGTCCGGGGCGATGACGGTGTATCCCTGCTGCACCAGCTCGCGGATGACGTTGGCGCTCCCGCTCTCGAAGTTGGCGTGCACGCCGCCGTGCGGCAGCACGATCAGCGGGTGCTTGCGGGTGCGGTCCAGGTCCCGGGGGACGAAGGTCCAGCCGCGGATCCGGAGCGGGTTGTTGGCCCCCGGGTTGGTGGAGACGACGCGGTGCGCCGGGGGCGGCCCGGTGAAGGTGAGGACGTCGATCTCCGCCACGTCGCCCAGGCGGTCGAAGAGCATCAGGTTGTCGATCTGGCGCTCCAGCACGTCGTTCTGGTGCGCGTCCGCCTCCACGTAGCGCTGCAGCGCGGCCCGGAGCTGCCGCACCTCCTCCACCAGGCGGGCGTGCTCCTCGGCCGGGACGGCGGGCGCGGGCGCGGGGGTGGGGGCGCGCCCGGCCCCCGCGGAGCACGCCGCCAGCAGCGCGAGCGCGGGCCAGGCGAGCAGGGCGCGTACGACCGGGAGCGGCGACCGGTGGCGTCTCACGGACGTTCCTCCAGGTGGGCGGAGCGCGGACGCCGCGTCAGCGGGCGCGGCGCAGCGCGTTGAACAGCAGCGGCCAGGTGGCGATGGACTGCCCCCGGTAGTCGGGCTGGAAGCCGAACAGCACCACCGATCCCCGCCCCACGCGGGCCTCCAGGAGCGCGGGCTTCCCGGCGACGTGCTGCTCCCCCAGGATCCACCCGGAGAGGAGCGGGTTCCCCTCCCCGTAGCGGGCCACC is a window from the Longimicrobiaceae bacterium genome containing:
- a CDS encoding alpha/beta fold hydrolase, with amino-acid sequence MRRHRSPLPVVRALLAWPALALLAACSAGAGRAPTPAPAPAVPAEEHARLVEEVRQLRAALQRYVEADAHQNDVLERQIDNLMLFDRLGDVAEIDVLTFTGPPPAHRVVSTNPGANNPLRIRGWTFVPRDLDRTRKHPLIVLPHGGVHANFESGSANVIRELVQQGYTVIAPDYRGSTGYGRGFWQQIDYGGLETEDTHAARQAALDAYPFLDPRRVGIVGWSHGGLHALMNIFDHPDAYAAAYAGVPVSDLIYRLSYKSPAYTRLFSADYHVGSTPQEDPEAYRRRSPAFQAHRYRGTPLLIHTTTNDEDVYASEVHRLVDALRASGKTGWEFREYDDAPGGHAFNRIDTPLARESRREIYRFLAPHLKPARPMR